Genomic DNA from Alosa alosa isolate M-15738 ecotype Scorff River chromosome 6, AALO_Geno_1.1, whole genome shotgun sequence:
AGACAAACGTAACAAAAATAGATTCTGCCAATGTTGGGGAATGTTAAATTTTAAGGACTAAAGAATGTGaatatgaaattattttatcagAGTGTGCACGGATCTTCCATGCGGCTGGGGCACGTCTTATTTTGTGTGGGAGGAACCCAGCGAGACTTCACGAGCTTGCTGAAGAACTTGGAGAGACAACAGATGGCAAAAGACAGGTAGGCGTCTTacggcatacacacacacaaattcataaATGCCCACACCTCCACCGGAACTTGTCAGTTTCCAAAATTATGCTGAGTGGCACCTTTGCTGTCCATCCAGACATATGCTCCCCGCATTGTCACCTTTGACCTCTCCAACATGGAGAGAGTTGCTGTGGCAGGAGAGGAGATTCTGAAGTGCTACGGTCACGTGGACGTCCTCATCAACAATGCTGGTATCAGTTACCGTGGCAGCATTGTAGACACCCATGTCTCCGTTCAGCGGGAAGTCATGGAGACCAATTACTTTGGCCCAGTTGCTCTGACTCAGGGTGAGTGATTACAAGGCTgatagtgagacagagagagtgtgtgtttgtgtgtgagagagagtgtgagagagagactgaatgcTGGTTGACTTTTTTCGCTTTCTTGTTTGTCACTGTCTGCTATGTCCCCGTTTAGCCATTTTGCCCTCCATGGTTCAGAGGTGCAGTGGACACATTGTCACTATCAGCAGCATCCAGGGGAGGATCGCCATTCCTTACAGATCTGCCTGTGAGTAATGACTCCACCAGACCTCAGGAATAGGACCTAACCTCCCTAAAGTCATGCCTTTATTACTAGCCTATCTATTTAAGGCTCAAGACCTAGGTTTGAACAGCATAGCTCTCTGACTACCCTTTTTGTTCACACCATTCTTGTGGAGTGGCATTCTCAGTGTTCTCAGTATTGCCATGAGCATTCAGGTATTTTGTCCTTATTGACACAGATGCTGCGTCCAAACATGCCACACAGGCATACTTTGACTGCCTCAGAGCGGAGGTGGAGAGCTTCGGACTGCAGGTGACGGTGATCAGCCCCGGATACATCAAAACAAACCTGTCAGTCAATGCAGTGACTGGAGATGGATCGAAATAtgggggtgagagaggagagagaatttGTGCATTTGGAGGATGGAGAGGGCGAGGGGGTAGTAATGGGAATAAGTTTGAATTGAAACAAAACATGAAAGATATGACCGCCAATATGACAGCCAACTCCAGAAGAAGTGAACCCGTAGGTACGAAAACATTTAGTGGATCTTGACGCTTCCAATATGGCGACTGACATTAGACGCACTGTGCCTAAGGGCACGTGTTTGTACAGACGCTGGACTAGTTGTTCTAATTGCATCTGACTGCTTAAATGGCATCAGACCACGTTTATTGAATTAGACCactatgattactgtaaattaaGTCAACACTGGCTAAAAATGATAAATATTTCATATCATGTATGTAAAATCAAATGAGATTGTTATTTGGGGAAATCGTTTTTGTTTCAATGAATTTGCTTGGTGTATTTCACTGTACATGGCTCTTTTCTACTAAACAAATGTTTCGGTTCTTTTTCCCTCCTCTGTGACCTCAGTAATGGACAAAACAACTGCAACAGGACGTGATCCAGTGgatgtagcctatagtgttCTGATGGCTGTCaatcagagacagaaagatgtTCTGTTGGCTGGTCCACTGCCCTCTGTGGCTGTATACATCCGCACCCTCTGGCCCGCCCTCTTCTTCAAACTGATGGCATCCAGAGCTCGCAAAGAACAGAGGTTAAAAGAGGAGTGAAGGAGAAGACTAAAATGAAAAGGAGACACAGGAACAGATCCAGGTGACTAAGACTGGAGATGGAAGAGAAGGGTTAGTATTAATGACGGAAGGAACTGGACATCCTGTTTTGCTTTCCTGTGCTTTGTCTGAACAAACAAGTGTTTGGGTCTGTGAGTGTCAGTACAACTTGAAAACATGAACCAATGCAGCAATAGCCCTCTGTGGGAGAACTTGAAGTCAAGTGCTTTTGCTTTTCTACTATGATTGGTAACTTAATAAGATGAAGTGCTGTTGATTCCCTGTGAAAACATTCAAGGTAGTGTATGAACTTCATAAGAAAGGTATTGGATGGAGTTCAGAAAATGACGGATTAGTGTACAATTATTCATGTTATCAATGTTAGCATGGGAAAATACCCGCTGCTGTTTTGGTGTGTAATTTTGGAAAATGGCTTTGACTAACTAATGTTTATGTTGGAAACTCAAAACCTAACCCTTCTGTACAAATAAACAGGGTTTTTGAAACCCTGGCTTTTTTCCATGAAAATTCACCACACTGAATTGGAGCATTTGAAAAAATGAGTGCATGAAACTTGATTTTCTTGTTATATGGACATGCATTTGAGTGCATCTATCATTTCATTAGCATTAGTTTACTATTACTAGCTTAGCATAGGGGATTTGACAGAGACAGCAATTTTTCCCCAGCTGGGACATTTTAAAAGCCCAAATGTATGCTTACACTGTGTTCCATCGCTGTCAAAACATAATTCAGTCCACATTCTAGACTAATCACTCAATAAAATCCACGgtacagaaaaaaataactgaacAGTTTTATTTGGTTAAcaaaaaaacggaaaaaaaatcaaacaaattgATGACTACAGGTCCATTTACCTTGGACTTCCAAAGCTGTCTCCTAGTTCAGCTTGTCCCACCTACCCTTCACCATTTGTGACTTCCTATATTAGACGTAACTTCTTGTGCCTATCGGCTGCTGGTAGAAAAGAAATATCATTCCTGTTTTAATGTGCAGCCTTTGCAAAACAGCCACACTGCAGATGCATGCAAAGTAGCCTTATCAAAAGGTCAGAAGTGTATGAACCAAAGCCAGGATACCTTCACTGCCCATTTCATTCATTCCTGCATTTTGCTCTAACTTTGTGCTAAAGCATTCATCTTCTAGGATCCTTACCCATTATTTAAATGATCTTATTCAAGATGATCTTATATTCGTTTTGCCACACTAAGACAACCCCTCATAACCCTCAGTGACTTTATGCAACCAATACAACCATATTTTGGTGGAATGTGGATGAAAAATGTTGTGGGCTTACTTTTGATGTTCAACATCAATGTGGAATCATGTATACGGAATACAAAACTGGTGTCCTGCAGTTATACAGTGAAGGTCATGTCACTGAGGTGTCTCTTCTGGCGCTAAACTACAATGCAATCTTCTTGACATCAGCTTAACATCGAGCTGGTAGGACAAGACGGACTGGTTTGATGAAATTActtttatattaaaaaatactCCCAGACATTTACACCTCAACCCATGTATGCACACACCAAAATGGATGGACACAGAAAGTGAACAAATGCAAATCAATTATGTGTATGGGTTCTGTGGGTATACACATGTGGGGGAAAGCTAAGGCAAATCTTCCAGGGTGGGCTCGACTGCAGTGCTACTCATGTAGTTTAATAATGCAGTTGATCCTTTGTTTAAAGTCTCTCTCAGACGAGGACATTTTGGCCACAGGCATACACTTAGGACTTTTCAGACCGCAGCTTTTCATTTGATTGACTACCTCGACTGCCCATGAATCTACATCCTTGATGGTACAACAGAGTAATGTGCTCATGTATAAAGTTGGGAACAAGTGATTACTTTTATTCCCATGCTATTATAAGAAATGGAACAAAAGGTAGTGCCTATTCAACAAGTGTCAAAGAAACAAAAACTGTGGGGGAAATGTGAAGcagaaagggggagggggggttaatAAACAAAAAGCAGGAGGGTGGGCGTGAGGTTTGAAATCTCCTACGGTTTAATGAAAAGCACTGAGTCAGGTTACAGTACAACTACACAGAAGTCAAAGAGTCAGAGATCAGTAATACTTCAAAACGTCAGTCCGTCTGTTCAACCAGGatgacacacacaaccaggGTTGGCAGAACACTGCCCGCGCAACAGCAtagtgtctgcgtgtgtgcctatatgtgtgtgtgtgtatgtatgtgtgtgtgtgtgttccgagAGATACGGGGTCTtaaaggaggagggggagagggggggcaggtGCATTGGTGATGTCACTTAGAGAGTACTGAgactagagggagagagaatccTTCTAGATTAACCTATTAACCCGTGTTTTCTGTCCATCCATCTGGCCGTCCGTCCGTCCACCAGCAGCCACTTACGAgccagagaaagggagggagggacagggagagagagagagagagagagagagactttactTTCCTTTTCTGTCCTCTTCTGGCTGTTGTCTGCCTTATGTCAATCCATTAGATCACTCAGGGATTGTAGTTGCTGTTTTGCTCCACCATTCTTGATTCTCTTTCCAGTCTTGTGTTTTGTATTTCCTCTTCTCCCTGCTTGTGGTGTGCAACGTAAAAGTGTagcttttttttatatcttcataactatgtgtgtctgtgtggttattttgttttgtattatgttgtctgtgtaagtgtgtgtgtgtgggggtatgtgtgATGTTTTGCTATTGTCACGCACGTGCCTACATGTGCGCTCCCCCCTCGTTTGCTCCGCTCATACGGCGTATAGTTCGTAGATCTTCTTGGCGCAGTAGACGAGTGCGGCCAGTGCTATCGTGTTGTGGAGTCTCTTTCTGTGCACGTCGTCCCGCCGCACCAGCACCACCGGTGAGGAGGAGGTGAGCGTGTGCAGCGGCAGCCGGGAGAGTTTCTGACTGTCGTACTCCACCTGGTACTTGCAGCATGGGTCAAACTGCCAGGAGATGCCGTAGAGCGCAGCGCAGGCCAGGCTCAAGGCACCCGCGGGCAGCGCCACGTACCTTGAGTACTCGGGGGGCAGTGCCAGCGGCGTCAGGAGGCACGCTGTGCCCGACAACACCGCCGTCTTGTGCAGGCAGTTGCCCACAGCGACCCAGCGGGCCGTCTCGTCACCAATGCGTGTGGGCTCGATCACGATGTAGCGGTACTGCGCCTCCAGCGCCTGCTCCAGCTCATACTCAAACTGCTCTTGAGCATTCTCGCCGTTGTAGATCTCATGCACGATGTAGCACTCCGTGGCCGCCATCACTGCCCTGTGAACACAGGAGGGAAATGGGGTAGGGGCAGGGAAGGGGAAAACACCATTTGGAATGAGTGGGGAGTTTCACTGTTTAAGGGCTTGTACATCAAATCCCCTTTCACACTGTCAGTATATTTCTTACTCCAGAGACAGACCTCTGTAGGATGAGAACAATTCAGACCCCAAAAATGCAACTGGTCTACTGCGGTCATACCTTTGAGCTTGGTCTCCAAGTGTAGGTATTTAATTTTCCGCAACAGTGGACAATTTATTCTCTCTAGTACCGCACCTATATGTTCATCTACCCCTTAAACATAATTTTCAAAGTTAGCGGCCCTTACCAGCCCATTAGTCTTATCAAGTACAGAAAAAATAAATCCCAACAAGGTTATAAGATGTAAGAATAAATTAAGCACATTCGCTACTACGTAAAACAACGTTAGATACAAATATGCAACTAGCCCACCTCAAGTGATTATCGCAAAAACTTTAACGTTACTATAACGGAGGTCTGAAGGCTAACTAAGTTAGATAAAATCTCACTAAAATTTCCCTACCAACATTTGGGTCGACACCGATTACTATCAACACTTTTGAGTAGGACAGTAAATCACACATGCATTGCCACCGGATAACACGATTCatatatgtattttttatttatagtgTCGTGAAAGCTTTTCTTCAACATTATGCTAACTCGCTGACCTGCCATAtaagttagctagctaacgaGCTAATGCAAATGGACAGTTTGTGCGGTAACTGCCTAGATAGCAAATGCTAGATTCTTTGGCAGCTCGTGGGGTCGCGTGTCTAATTTTTAAGGAATACATGTGCACTAATTAATAAAACGGTCTACTGGCTAGATTGGATAGTGCATTCATCAGCCATTATAGCAAACATTTCGAGTTGGCAAGTTAGCTGATGATTAGTTAGCAAGTTCTGAGCAAAACTAGGCTATGCAAGCTAATCATAACATTCGCTAAATGAGTTCAAAACAGGGAATGGTTTGCCTCATATGACAACTGTGTTTCAGATTCTGAATGGCATGGGCACTTGAATCTGATAACAGTTAATGTTTCTTACAATTTCAAAAGTAACTATTTAAGGGATAAAATCTTCGGTGCTGATTTGCGTAAATGTTTTAGCATTACTGACCTCTCCCTGTTGACTGGGACACCGCGCCTCCTTCCCAACGACGCCATCTTGCAGAATCACCACACTGCTGGTGATGTCATAAGAACGGAACAGCACCATGGGAGATGTAGTATTAGGGACGATAATGTCCAACATTTGATGCACAGCGAATACTACATTTCCTACTGTGCCTGGAGCACGTTACTCTCgaaaatatatttcaatatGCCCATTTCCATCCTCATTTTTTTGTCCAACTGGTATTGTTTACGGTACTAAAAGTTAGTTTAACAACATCTATGTTTCATGAAAGTCTTGGACAAACAAGTGGTCAAACGTTATGCGTTTTGTAACAACATCGATGGCCAATCGAACGCAAGGACAACACTATGGCGCTCTCTGTAGGACAAACCATTCCCAAAAATTGTGCGAACGTTGCATAAAAGGCCTACAGACTTAACAGTATTTCCATGTTGCAATTCTCTTAAGTCCTTTGAGGGGCAGCGCACTCGTCTATTTATAACAAACTTGTATAAAAACACCATAGATAGCCCACTACAATACTCTACTTACCCATAGTGTGCGTCTTTTCTACGCTTCGGCAGTGCGGTCCCTCTGTACCGCGCGAGGCTCGGTGGCTCTGAAGAGTAGGAACAGCAGTCTTATAATAACCAAATCTTCGTAACACGTGCGAGCGTTTGCAGTCTGCCCGTAGTGATAGATTGCATAAcacaggcctaggctatagcatATAACAGACATCTGCAGCAATACATGGTCAAAAAAAGGTTGGGAGTCAATATGCAATATAAATAAGGCTATTATTTGTGTAGGATTTtaaaatcccccccccccctctacaCAAATTGACAAGCATGCGATCATTCATCAGATTGAAGCGAATAATTATGGTTATCGTTCTACAATGGCCTCATGTCAGAACAGAAGAGCGAATTAATAGACAAAAtgacaagaaaacaaaacagtgcCTTACCTTGTTTCTCAATTTGACTCTTTTCAAGTTCAAGTAAAGAAAACATGGGGACATATGATACAGTAATCAGTACAGCTCTACCAGACTTGATTTCTTCGCAATAAAACCCACTTACTGTGGCCTACTGTGAAGGAATTACAGGCCTATAGACCAATATGCCTAATACCAAACAACCATTAAGTAATTATGGACATAAAACACATTTAGATAGACATATTTGCCTTAGCAGTCTTCACAGTTAAACGTATATAACATCACAGAGTAATTACTACACACAAACttttacatatatatttattttaaaaaagtaCATAAAGGTTAAACATTTAGAATTTCAAGCAGTTTATTCCCCATCACCGACATTTATACCTTCCTAGGACACAAAGGTGTTGACAGATGATGGCAGCTGTTCTGTAATGCACATCACCATCACATTGTAATGTCTCATAATCAAACACCAGACCTATCCTGCTCTTGTCCTTCTGGATTCACCAGAGTGACTGTCAATGACCTCTAGTCTGTTTTGTCAGAGTTCTACTACAGGAAAAGAACAGTgaaatgaacataaaaaataattcatAACTGCATTCACATTCTCTCCAACATACCATAGCACACACATGATCTTGTACAATagacaaatacatgcacataaGGTGTCAACCTATTATAGAgaggatgtacacacacacaaaagtcagAGGCACACTTGCCCTAGAACTCTCAAATGAAATCCCCCCTAGCACGCACACAAAACTAAGCAtcatcactcattcattcatagcacagcatacaaacactcacagtTACTTttggtagacacacacacacacacacacacgcacgcacgcacgcacgcacacgcatctctctctctctctctctcacacacacacacactctcacaccttTAACTTTAATACACATAGTAATTGCAGAAACAAACCTGAAACCACATGCACTGAAAGCAATTTGACATTATAAACGTCAGTCCTGAAGATTCATGTCCTGAAGTAGACAGTGTGGATTGTCATAGGAGTCATGGCTAAGACTCTCCAAAGGCTCTGATGGTGTCAGTGGACATCATCCAGACAGATTCTACTGACTACACGCAGTAAAGTCATCAAGTGatgaaaacagtacaaaaacaGCTTCCCATGTTCAGGGAATAGGGCATTTTGTATGTGGTTTATCAAATtaaacatgtgtgtttgtgctgctaTGGTCCGGCACCACAGCATAAAGATGAAATATTTGGGACCTTCAAACCTCTCTTGCTCCCCATCGGGAATGGTAGGCAGTTGTTAACACCTGCCAATATGTAACATAATATTATGAACTAGCAGAATCCATGATAGTGTAACTCAAGGCTATATGTCATTTAAGACCTGACCGTGTTCTGCCTGTCATTCCATCACTCCATAACAGTCATCTCGTATGTGACAGACATGATAGCAGGCCCCTCCATGTGTGATGAGGGGGTCCTCTACCTCGTTATATCCTGAGAGACAGAAGGTAGAAGAGGCTGGTGGAGTCCCCCAGTGGGTTTCTttctgtttagttttttttttaattggtgCTAACTCCACCATCCTGTGCGCATCCTTCTTGTCCTCCATGGCTGTGAGCCACTCCACAGTAACACAGAGAATAAGGTTCTTAATGAACACTCACCATTTCCTCGTGTGGAGGGTTAGACATCCACCCTCTGGCTTGCATATCCCATCCCACCCCATTCCCAGAAAGTTGAGACGGACAAGGTGCGCCAACACTCACACCAACTTCCACCCCAGCCCCCTCCCCACCAACCCCCTTTCTTTGTGCCTGTTTCAGTGGATGATGTGCTCCAGGTATTGTGGGTGGGGGTTCTCTTTCACATACTTCTGGATGTACCAGCAGGTAAGGTGGGCCTTCAAGTCTTCCTCCACCACAAAGTCCATTGCCGCCTGCAATGCAGAGCAGAGTCTAATAAACATTCACAAAGGTCACCCACTGACAGGGCATTTAGAACAACTAACTGGTCTGACTTCCCTTAGATTCTCACAAACATCCTTGAAAACCACTCCAGGAAATGGTCCTGTTTGATATTTCTTTTCTGCAAAAACGAATATTCTTGTCTACACAGgggaaaaaatacaaaatgcacAATCCTGGTACTAACACCTATTCTATTCTGAAATTCAAGCATAAAATCAGTTTTAACACCGACATTCCCACTTTTGGATTTGGTAAACACGGCATCAAGTATAATCAGATTGGGAGCTGATGGTGTATAAATGACGAGCATATACAGAGAAGGACTGATCTGGGTTAAGCTCCTACTTAGGCTGGCTAAATGTTTCAATGACCATAGTGTCACACAACATAAACCTACTCTGCACACTGATTGTGACTGGCAAACAAAGGACCAAAATGCGACATGGAATGTGTTTAGTGGATTCTTTGGTTGtactttactgtctatgagttGGATGAATTATCTAAAAATATTTGTAAAATGTTTCTGTGCATTAAGTCAAAGACGTCCTGAAATCCATTATAATCCCTTACGTCAATACTGCAAGACTTCATGTATGATTCAAATATACTTCCAAACGTCCAATGCTCTCATAAATCATCCATTATTTTGGCTTGATGAATATGATTTCCCAATACTGCACACAGGACCACTGGactatgtgtttttgttgtagGCTGGGCTGCAGACACTATCTAATTTAATTACatgaaattatttatttgaaatcCTTTTCAATATGACTGATTTCTAATTTCTTTACACTCATGACACAAAATTATCTGATTAGTGGGCTGAGTGATTAGATGACAACATTACCACAGACATAAAGTTAAGTGAGCTATTTAGTTAGAGTCATTAAATTACTTTTATGGAATGCTCTTTATACTCCACCTTTGCCAGATGTTTGGCAATACCTCTTCCTCTAAATGCATCTGGAACCTCAGTGTGTTGCAGGTCCACAGTCTTTTTCCCCACATACTCATACAGCAGAACAGCTCGGTCATGAGAGCCTAAAATATAAATTGTCAGAACGCTAGTTAGAACACTGCATAGTACTAAATAAAGGAAAATTGAATGTGTGTCATTTACTACAGGTGTTACATGACGTTTCAAACTACCGGTATCTACAGTTAAGCCACAGTGAGAGGAAATAAGAATTAAAGCATACAATAATTTCGATATCAGTTCATGTCAATGATGTGCACAGTTGCCATACTTAAATTTCAACTTTTTAATTGAGCCCATTCATACTAAGATAATATCTTAGCATTTCATTAAAGGTGGGGTATCAACACTATGCAATACcgtctagaaaaaaaaaaaaatcaactagATATGAACTTAACTCCAACTTAAGCAATTGGTGTAAtcttagacaagttccataccAAGCAACTTCTGTTAGGCTTATGTGATATGGTTCCATAAACAGATCAATAGAATCACTTCACACTTTAAAATGCATAGGTCTGTTGTTCGCTTTGGATGCATAGGGCACGCTTTAAGGAATTACAATGATGATCCAAAGTGATAAACAATTCCTGTGGACAAATCAGGAAGTAAGTATGAGAAACTGCTAGCCAGCTAACGAAATTGCTAGCATTTTGGCTGAGCGACCGACACAGCATTCCAGTTAATTTTTGGCAACTTATTTGCAAAGTAAGTTTACTACAAACAAAAAGAAGCGGCACAAGTCCCTGATTATAACCGTAGGTAACGGAAAAGCACAAAAAATCTCCCAGCATTCAATGGCACAAACTATAGCTGGCGAGACGACTTGTCTTGCTGCATGGCTAGCTCTCAAGCATTAATTAGCTTACTAGCTGGCTAGCCAGCTGTCTTGATCAGCTAACCGTAATTTCTGGCGAGGTATCTAGAAAGTAATATTTGAATACCAAAGAGTTGTCTGACTCTATCAACAATTGAAAAACACAAGAACACACTTATATGTTTTGTTTCACGCGTCATTCACGTTAattaagaaaacaaaaggaaagtAAAACGGGGAGGTCGCATCTGGGACAGCCTATCAATGCCACCACCATCTCTACAAAATTTACCGTTTAGTCTGATAGTGAACTGCCGTCGTTTTTTATCGTGTTCAACCCGAAGTGGAGTGCTGATTTCATTGACGTTCATTTGCGCGGCTTGTGCCATGATCGCCTGCGTTTAACTGCCAAAACACCTTCTGTATCACAACCCTACTGCAAATTTCAATACGTGTGGATTCATACTCTCGATAGCAGAGAGAACGCGAACGAACATCAAGCAAAACACTCCATCCAAGGAAATCAGCTGTAAGGTCACATGATACATCTAAACCAATAATCATCGAGAGGAAAATGTTTTGACACTGCACATCCCAAAACATTGGAAGGATCGCCTGCTTGGTTGTCGTAAATAAGGACATTTGGGAGCTTATCTATGGGGTTCCAGATGAAATTGATTTAAAACATAATTGCTCAAATTACTAAACGATTGTCAAAACGTTTTGTCATGTCTGTCGTAAAGTGAATGTTGCAATTAGCATACACATATTATTACCCTCCAGCAGCAGTGAGCCAGTCTACAGGCTGTGCAAGTACAACTGTGCAAGTACACTTCTTGTGGACATTGCTTTCTTCAAGTGTGCAACACATATtacatttgttattataatGAATAAGGTGTTGAGGTACAATGTGTCAGTGTTTTTATAGACAAACTTATGCATATCTTAGACAAAACACAGCACATAGCCTAGATACAACCCCAAATTAGacaaagttgggacg
This window encodes:
- the tmem11 gene encoding transmembrane protein 11, mitochondrial isoform X1 gives rise to the protein MASLGRRRGVPVNRERAVMAATECYIVHEIYNGENAQEQFEYELEQALEAQYRYIVIEPTRIGDETARWVAVGNCLHKTAVLSGTACLLTPLALPPEYSRYVALPAGALSLACAALYGISWQFDPCCKYQVEYDSQKLSRLPLHTLTSSSPVVLVRRDDVHRKRLHNTIALAALVYCAKKIYELYAV
- the natd1 gene encoding protein NATD1 isoform X1, which encodes MAQAAQMNVNEISTPLRVEHDKKRRQFTIRLNGSHDRAVLLYEYVGKKTVDLQHTEVPDAFRGRGIAKHLAKVEYKEHSIKAAMDFVVEEDLKAHLTCWYIQKYVKENPHPQYLEHIIH
- the dhrs7b gene encoding dehydrogenase/reductase SDR family member 7B → MERVTSGLGPLVLGSVGLMVMYYVMQRLRVKNRVQDSVVVITGASSGLGKECARIFHAAGARLILCGRNPARLHELAEELGETTDGKRQTYAPRIVTFDLSNMERVAVAGEEILKCYGHVDVLINNAGISYRGSIVDTHVSVQREVMETNYFGPVALTQAILPSMVQRCSGHIVTISSIQGRIAIPYRSAYAASKHATQAYFDCLRAEVESFGLQVTVISPGYIKTNLSVNAVTGDGSKYGVMDKTTATGRDPVDVAYSVLMAVNQRQKDVLLAGPLPSVAVYIRTLWPALFFKLMASRARKEQRLKEE
- the tmem11 gene encoding transmembrane protein 11, mitochondrial isoform X2; its protein translation is MAATECYIVHEIYNGENAQEQFEYELEQALEAQYRYIVIEPTRIGDETARWVAVGNCLHKTAVLSGTACLLTPLALPPEYSRYVALPAGALSLACAALYGISWQFDPCCKYQVEYDSQKLSRLPLHTLTSSSPVVLVRRDDVHRKRLHNTIALAALVYCAKKIYELYAV
- the natd1 gene encoding protein NATD1 isoform X2, yielding MAQAAQMNVNEISTPLRVEHDKKRRQFTIRLNGSHDRAVLLYEYVGKKTVDLQHTEVPDAFRGRGIAKHLAKAAMDFVVEEDLKAHLTCWYIQKYVKENPHPQYLEHIIH